DNA sequence from the Egibacteraceae bacterium genome:
CCAGCTGCTCCTGGAGGCGGTGCAGTGCCTGGTTCTCGATCTTGCGGACCGACTCGCGCGACAAGCCGAGCTCGCGCCCCAGCGCGTCGAGGGTCAGCGCCTGCTCGCCGTCGAGCCCGTAGCGGCGCGTGAGCACGTACCACGCGCGCTCGTCGAGGTGTTCACGAGCCAGGTCGAACAGGCCCTCGACGAAGTTGCGCTCGACGACCTCGTCGGCGGGGGAGTCGGAGGCGATAGCGACGAACTCGCCGAGGTCGCTGGCGTCCTGGTCGTAGCCGACAGGACGGTCGAGCGACGTCATGGCGTGGTCGCCCTCCATGGCCCGGCGAACCTTCTCCTCGGTCAGGCGGGTGGCCTGCGCGAGCTCGGGCACGGTGGCCTCGCGCCCGGTCTCGGACTCCAGGCGCGCGCCGGCCGCGCGGACCTTGACCAGCGCGTCGTGCAGCGCGACCGGCAGTCGGATGGTGCGCTCGCTGCCCGCCACGCCGCGCTGGATCGCCTGGCGGATCCACCAGGTGGCGTACGTGGAGAACTTGTACCCACGGCGCCAGTCGAACTTCTCCACGGCGCGCAGCAGCCCCAGGTTGCCCTCCTGGATCAGCTCGCCGAGGTCCAGCGTCGACCGCTTGGAGAACTGCGCGGCGACGCTGACCACCAGCCGCAGGTTGGCGGCGACGAAGTGGTCGAAGGCGGCCTGCCCGTCGCGGACGGCGCGCAGCAGCTCCCGCCGGTTCTTCTTCTCACCGGCGTCGAGCTTGGCTTGGGCCTCCCGACCCGCCTCGATCGTCTTCGCCAGGCGAACCTCGTCCTCGGCAGTCAGCAGTCGAACCTTGCCGAGCTCGGAGAAGTACAGGTCGAGGAGGTCATCGGGGACGCTCATGGGTCCATTCCTCCTGAGTGTGCTTGTGCTTTCCTTCACATCGCTACCTAACAACTGGCGGGCCGTCAGTGTTCCCGGCGGGCGCTGTTCTCAGAGATTCGTTCGGAGCCGGCTTGGCATTCGTCTTGCCCGAAGACCCACGCCAGCATTCTTCGTGTGTGGCTTCTTCGTGTGTCGGCGGTGGGGGGTCGGCCCTGTAGCATTCGGGGCCGTGGTTGGCAACCGATCAAACGACGGGGCGGGCGTGGCGGTGACGAACCCGGTCCTGGAGCAGCTCGGCGGCTATCCGCTGGCGGCCTTCCAGGACATGAAGCTCGCCCTGGCGGCGGACGGGCGGACGCTGCACGACTTCTCGATCGGTGACCCCACGGAGCCCACCCCGGCTTTCATCCGGGAGGCGCTCGTCGCGGCGGTCCCCCTCGTCAGTCAGTACCCGACGGCTGCGGGACCGTCCAGCGTCCGTCAGGCGATCGGGGGGTGGGTCGCTCGACGGTTCGGAGTCGATGTCGACCCCGAGTCGGCCATTCTACCCACAGCAGGCAGTAAGGAATCAATCTTCCACCTCCCGCTCGCCCTGGTGGATCGGGACGGGCCGCGGCGGGGGGTGGTGTGGGGCGCGCCCGGCTACCCCGTCTACGAGCGTGGGCAGCTCTTCGCGGGCGGTCACAGCGACCCGGTGACCCTGACCGCGGGCGAAGGGTGGCGCCTGGAGCTCGCCGATCTCGACCGGGCTCGCCTGGACCGGGCGTGCATCGCCTGGGTCAACTACCCCCACAACCCGACCGGGGCCACCGTGGACCTGGCCTACTATCGGCGCTGCCTGGCGGTCACCCGGGACCGGGGGATCGTGCTGGCCAGCGACGAGTGCTACGCCGACATCTACCCGGGCGCCGGCCCCGCCCCCCCGTCGCTGCTGCAGGCCGCCGAGGGCGACCTGTCGGGACTGGTCGTGGCCTTCAGCCTCTCCAAGCGGTCGGGGATGACCGGATACCGCTGCGGCGCACTGGTCGGCGACCCCGCGCTCATCGCCCAGCAGCGCCTGCTGCGCCCCAACATCGGCACGGCCGGCCCCGAGTTCGTCCAGCACGCCGCCGCCGCGGCCTGGTCCGACGACGCGCATGCCGACAGCCGCCGGCGGGTCTTCGACGACAAGCGCGCCGTGGTGCTGTCGTTCCTGCGCGACGCCGGCTTCACCGTCAGCGGCAGCCAGGCCACCTTCTACGTCTGGTTCGCGGCCCCCGGCGGCGACGACGCCGCCTACGCCGAGGCGCTGCTGCGCCACCGGGTCGTCGCCTCGCCCGGCAGCGCGTTCGGTCCGGCGGGGCGGGGGTGGCTGCGCCTGGCGCTGGTCCCCGACGTGGACGGCTGCCACGCGGCGGTCGCGGCCTGGGGGGACGCGATCGCCGCCGGTGACCTCCCCGGCCACGCCTGACGGGGGTGCCCCGGCGGTGTGCGGTCTGGCGCACCGTGGCGGTGCGGTCGACGACAGACACACCATAGGGGAGACAGGACGGTCGTTTAGGCTGCCGGGGTATGAGCGACCACGCAGACCTGCGCCAGACCATCGACGCCGCGTTCGACGACGGCACCCACGACACCCCGGAGGCCCGCAAGGCGGTCGACGCCGCCCTCGATCTGCTCGACCGGGGCGAGGCCCGCATCGCCGAGCCACCCGAGGGGGAAGGGGCCGGGTGGGTCGTCAACGAGTGGCTGAAGCGTGCGGTGCTGCTGAGCTTCCGCCAGCGCGACATGGAGACCATCGAGGTCGGCCCGTTCGAGTACCGCGACAAGGTGCCGCTGAAGAAGGGTTTCGCGGAGGCGGGGGTGCGGGTGGTCCCGCCCGCGACGGTGCGCCACGGCGCGTTCGTCGAGGCGGGCGCGGTGCTCATGCCGAGCTACGTGAACATCGGGGCTCGCGTGGGCGCGGGCACCATGGTCGACACCTGGGCCACGGTGGGCTCCTGCGCGCAGATCGGGCGCAACGTCCACCTGTCCGGCGGGGTGGGCATCGGCGGGGTGCTGGAGCCGCCGGGCGCACGCCCGGTCATCATCGAGGACAACGCGTTCATCGGGTCGCGCTGCATCGTGGTCGAGGGCGTCGTGGTGGGGGAGGGGGCCGTGCTGGCCGCCGGCACGGTGCTGACCGCCTCGACGCCCATCATCGACGTGACGGGCAGCGAGCCGGTCACCACGAAGGGCGTGGTGCCGCCCCGCTCGGTCGTGCTGCCGGGCACGCGCCCCAAGGCGTTCCCCGCGGGCACCTACCACATCCCCTGCGTGCTGGTGATTGGGCAGCGGTCGGCGTCCACGGACAAGAAGGTGTCGCTGAACCAGGCGCTGCGCGACCACGACCTGCCGGTGTAGGCGTGGCCGACGACCGGCTGGAGCGCCTGCTGCTCGAGCTTCTGGCCCGGCCGTGCGTCACGGGGGCCGAAGGGCCCATCGCCGACTGGTTCCAGGCGCGCTACACGGGACTCGGCGAGCGGGTGCAGCGCATCGGCCACTCGCTGGTCGTCGGCACTGCGGATGCGGACCGTCCGAGCGTGGCTCTCGTCGGCCACCTCGACGTGGTGCCCCCGACCGACGCGGACCGTGACCCCCGCCGGGAGGGCGGCCGGATCGTCGGGCGGGGGTCGAGCGACATGAAGTCGGGTCTGGCCGTGGCGATGGACTGCTTCGAGGACGGGGCCCTGCGCCGCGGTGCCTACAACCTGCTGCTGGTCGCCTACGCCGGCGAGGAGGGCGCGCACGAGGCGAACGAGCTGGCCGCCGTGCTCGACCAGGCGCCCGAGGTGCGGGCGGTCGACCTCGCGGTCGTCCTGGAACCCACCGACCTGGCGGTCCAGCTCGGCTGCCTCGGGGGCCTGCACGCCGAGGTGACCGTCCTCGGCCGGGCGGCCCACTCGGCGCGACCGTGGCACGGCGAGAACGCCCTGACCAAGGCCGGCGGTCTGCTGACCGAGCTGCACGCACGCCAGCCTGCGGACGTCCTCGTCGACGGCCTGGTCTACCGCGAGGTCGTCACGGCCACCCA
Encoded proteins:
- the dapE gene encoding succinyl-diaminopimelate desuccinylase translates to MADDRLERLLLELLARPCVTGAEGPIADWFQARYTGLGERVQRIGHSLVVGTADADRPSVALVGHLDVVPPTDADRDPRREGGRIVGRGSSDMKSGLAVAMDCFEDGALRRGAYNLLLVAYAGEEGAHEANELAAVLDQAPEVRAVDLAVVLEPTDLAVQLGCLGGLHAEVTVLGRAAHSARPWHGENALTKAGGLLTELHARQPADVLVDGLVYREVVTATQAGTANARNVVPDRFAVNVNYRFAPDKTLAQAEAALRADLGDRGSLHITDRAPAARPFRHEPIVQTFVAAIDAPVAAKQAWTDVARFAEAGVPALNYGPGLTAQAHQAGEYVPTADVHAARAALARFLTATGRQDGTAGP
- a CDS encoding sigma-70 family RNA polymerase sigma factor; translated protein: MSVPDDLLDLYFSELGKVRLLTAEDEVRLAKTIEAGREAQAKLDAGEKKNRRELLRAVRDGQAAFDHFVAANLRLVVSVAAQFSKRSTLDLGELIQEGNLGLLRAVEKFDWRRGYKFSTYATWWIRQAIQRGVAGSERTIRLPVALHDALVKVRAAGARLESETGREATVPELAQATRLTEEKVRRAMEGDHAMTSLDRPVGYDQDASDLGEFVAIASDSPADEVVERNFVEGLFDLAREHLDERAWYVLTRRYGLDGEQALTLDALGRELGLSRESVRKIENQALHRLQEQLGVAA
- a CDS encoding aminotransferase class I/II-fold pyridoxal phosphate-dependent enzyme; translated protein: MAVTNPVLEQLGGYPLAAFQDMKLALAADGRTLHDFSIGDPTEPTPAFIREALVAAVPLVSQYPTAAGPSSVRQAIGGWVARRFGVDVDPESAILPTAGSKESIFHLPLALVDRDGPRRGVVWGAPGYPVYERGQLFAGGHSDPVTLTAGEGWRLELADLDRARLDRACIAWVNYPHNPTGATVDLAYYRRCLAVTRDRGIVLASDECYADIYPGAGPAPPSLLQAAEGDLSGLVVAFSLSKRSGMTGYRCGALVGDPALIAQQRLLRPNIGTAGPEFVQHAAAAAWSDDAHADSRRRVFDDKRAVVLSFLRDAGFTVSGSQATFYVWFAAPGGDDAAYAEALLRHRVVASPGSAFGPAGRGWLRLALVPDVDGCHAAVAAWGDAIAAGDLPGHA
- a CDS encoding 2,3,4,5-tetrahydropyridine-2,6-dicarboxylate N-succinyltransferase, coding for MSDHADLRQTIDAAFDDGTHDTPEARKAVDAALDLLDRGEARIAEPPEGEGAGWVVNEWLKRAVLLSFRQRDMETIEVGPFEYRDKVPLKKGFAEAGVRVVPPATVRHGAFVEAGAVLMPSYVNIGARVGAGTMVDTWATVGSCAQIGRNVHLSGGVGIGGVLEPPGARPVIIEDNAFIGSRCIVVEGVVVGEGAVLAAGTVLTASTPIIDVTGSEPVTTKGVVPPRSVVLPGTRPKAFPAGTYHIPCVLVIGQRSASTDKKVSLNQALRDHDLPV